From the genome of Falco peregrinus isolate bFalPer1 chromosome W, bFalPer1.pri, whole genome shotgun sequence, one region includes:
- the LOC129783018 gene encoding syncytin-A-like — protein sequence MHGAAWQKTVIENLNQLHQLPLQELDLLASIVPVEYVNVTATSMPGCKSMSSQLRPVDGTGVIWFDKPWHSWFTRQGEQGQYVGYLNVTGHSLWSNLRTGGLHVSTTGGFKLPPGVFLVCGNRAWPSIPMQPVGGPCYLGRLTLFAPHMKDLLNVSRDHGRLCRSIRTFDDTCNDNVQLPSVAAAIATSIFLPGGMAAMNAKNICRLACWGQKQFNLTTQMISELLTDVEGVRHATLQNRAAIGFLLLAHGHGCEDFEGMCCFNLSDHSKSIAQQLATLRENMKHVTEGHDTFSDWLNSLGLRGWLQIVVKGALVVVIVFLILILLLPCLFQCLQRIMNGLIKRMSENGVWIAQKQKGGFVEWLEENGHIMSNPDRITWL from the coding sequence ATGCATGgcgcagcttggcagaaaacggtcattgaaaatttaaatcaattacATCAGTTACCTTTACAGGAGTTAGACTTATTGGCTAGCATTGTGCCTGTCGAATATGTTAATGTTACTGCAACCTCAATGCCAGGTTGTAAAAGCATGTCATCACAGCTCCGACCAGTAGATGGTACAGGGGTGATCTGGTTTGATAAACCGTGGCATAGTTGGTTTACAAGGCAAGGGGAACAGGGCCAGTATGTAGGTTATCTAAATGTCACAGGGCATTCTCTTTGGAGTAACTTGAGAACAGGAGGGTTACATGTAAGCACCACAGGGGGTTTTAAACTTCCGCCAGGAGTGTTTCTGGTTTGTGGAAATAGAGCATGGCCCAGTATTCCCATGCAACCTGTTGGTGGGCCTTGTTACCTTGGACGGCTAACATTGTTTGCTCCTCACATGAAAGATTTATTAAATGTCAGTAGGGATCATGGGAGATTGTGCAGATCCATTCGAACTTTTGATGATACATGTAATGACAACGTACAGCTGCCATCGGTAGCCGCTGCTATAGCcacatctatttttcttccaggaggaATGGCAGccatgaatgcaaaaaatatatgtagatTAGCATGTTGGGgtcagaaacaatttaatttgaCTACACAAATGATAAGTGAGCTACTTACTGATGTAGAGGGTGTTAGACATGCTACTTTGCAGAATCGAGCTGCCATTggttttttattgttagcaCATGGACATGGTTGTGaagattttgaagggatgtgttgtttCAATTTGTCTGATCACTCAAAAAGCATAGCTCAGCAATTAGCAACACTGCGCGAGAATATGAAGCATGTTACTGAAGGACATGATACTTTTTCTGACTGGCTCAATAGCCTCGGGCTAAGGGGATGGTTGCAGATTGTAGTTAAAGGAGCATTGGTAGTGGTAATAGTGTTCTTGATTTTGATATTGTTacttccttgtttgtttcaatgtTTGCAACGCATAATGAATGGGTTAATTAAACGGATGTCTGAGAATGGggtctggattgctcaaaaacaaaaagggggatttgtggagtggctggaagaaaacgggcatattatgagcaatccagaccgaataacttggttgtaa